One window from the genome of Anolis sagrei isolate rAnoSag1 chromosome 4, rAnoSag1.mat, whole genome shotgun sequence encodes:
- the LOC137096891 gene encoding zinc finger protein 135-like, which yields MEEKASKCLECGKSFTRRHHLQRHVKTHTGEKPYSCLECGQSFTHSSSLRKHQRTHTGEKPYTCMECGKTFAYSSGLRYHLRTHTGEKPYKCLECGQSFTQSSGLHAHERTHTGEKPYTCLECGKSFTRRDSLQQHVKTHTGEKPYKCLECGQSFTVSSHLHRHQRTHTGEKPYKCLECGQSFTHSSGLRKHQASHTGEKPYQCLECGQSFTDSSGLRSHQRSHTGEKPYTCMECGKTFAYSSGLRYHLRTHTGENPYTCMECGKTSVKSSDLRKHERTHTGEKPYKCLECGQSFTQSSHLHSHQRTHTGEKPYKCQECGQSFNHSSCLRSHQRSHTGEKPFTCLECGRSFTTSSNLHAHERTHTGEKPYTCLECGQSFTQSSHLRTHQRTHTGEKPYTCLECGKTSAKSSDLRKHERTHTGEKPY from the coding sequence atggaggagaaagcctctaaatgcctggagtgtggaaagagcttcactcggaggCATCATCTGCAGCGACAtgtaaagactcacactggggagaaaccctattcctgcctggagtgtggacagagctttactcatagttcaagtctacgtaaacatcaaaggactcacactggagaaaaaccctatacatgcatggagtgtggaaagacctttgcttatagttcaggtctacgttaccatctaaggactcacactggggagaaaccctataaatgcctggaatgtggtcagagcttcactcagagttcaggtCTACATGCACATGAAAGaacacacacaggggagaaaccctatacatgcctggagtgtggaaagagcttcactcggaggGATAGTCTGCAGCAACAtgtaaagactcacactggggagaaaccctataaatgcctggaatgtggacagagcttcactgtgaGTAGccatctacatagacatcaaaggactcacactggggagaaaccctataaatgcctggaatgtggacagagcttcactcatagttcgggtctacgtaaacatcaagcgtctcacactggggagaaaccttatcaatgcctggaatgtggacagagcttcactgatagTTCAGGTcttcgttcacatcaaaggagtcacactggagaaaaaccctatacatgcatggagtgtggaaagacctttgcttacagttcaggtctacgttaccatctaaggactcacactggagaaaatCCCTAtacatgcatggagtgtggaaagacctcTGTTAAAAGTTCAGATCTACGTAAACATgaaaggacccacactggggagaaaccttataaatgcctggaatgtggtcagagcttcactcagagttcacatttacattcacatcaaaggactcacactggggagaaaccctataaatgccaggaatgtggacagagcttcaatcATAGTTCATGTcttcgttcacatcaaaggagtcacactggggagaaaccctttacatgcctggaatgtggtcgGAGCTTCACTACGAGTTCAAATCTACATGCACAcgaaaggacacacactggggagaaaccctatacatgcctggaatgtggacagagcttcactcagagttctcatctacgtacacatcaaaggactcacactggagaaaaaccctatacatgcctggagtgtggaaagacctcTGCTAAAAGTTCAGATCTACGTAAACATgaaaggacccacactggggagaaaccttattaa